GGCAAGGCTGAACTTTTGGTTTTCCCGCGCCCGGTAAAGATTTTAAGTTTTTCCTTCCTCACGTCGGGGGCGAGCGGGGTGGTGTTCGCCCCGCTACTGATGCCGAGCCTTATGCGCGGCATGGATTTTGTGGGCGTGCGCGAGTATCGCGAGGGCGATTCGCTGAGAGACTTGCACCACAAGGCGTTTGCCCGCTACGGGCGCCCCTTCACCAAGGAGTTCGAGACGGAGCGGGGCGCCGGTGCCGTGCTGGTGCTCGACACCACAGCACGGGGCTTGCGCGAAAAGATGAACTTGGAACCGCTTGTGCGCTTGGCCGCGGGCATCGGCCTATGGCTTTTGGAGCGTGGGACTCTCGGACGCTTTTTTATCGGCAACGAGGAAGTCCCGCTGGTCAGTGCCGACGGCGGAGTTTCGCTGCTCGAGTCCCTGGCCCGTATCCCGCGGGCAGGACTGTACCGGCAAAAGGCTCCGCCAAAAAAAACGTGGTCCCCGGCCGCACGTCCCACGGGGCCCGTACTTCGTCTGGGTCTTGAACCCGAGTTGAATGCCCTTGTCCACAAGCAGATTGTGGTTGATATGCGACACGGCGCCCAGCCCGCCGAATCCCCGTCGGATGATGTCCTGTTTTTGCACAGCGTGCCTGCGGAGGTCTCGTTATGATGACGTTCGCCCGTGAAAAAAACGTGCGTGAGATTTGCAGGACGCTCTTTTTGTGCATCGCCTCGTTCAATTTGGGAGTGAGCAGCGAACTCCTTTTTTTGGGCATCCTCTTTTTGGCTCTGTTTGTGTACTTGCCCCTTCGAGGCTGGTTGTTCTCGCAACCGAAGGCGTCTCCCCCTCGCTATAAAAAGACAATTGCCTATTTGGGGATTGTCCCGTGCGCCATTTGGTGGGTGCTGACCCCGAGCGTGGACTACGGGATGTCCCCGTATATCGTCTACATCCCGGCGTGGTACCTACTGTTCCTCGCGTGGCTGCAAAAACGGAGTGTGGGCAACGGAGCCTACGAAGTCTTTGTGGCGTTCAACGGGGTCGCCGCCTTGTTCATGGGACTTTTTCAGGCTCCGCGCCCGTGCGTGGCTCTGGGGGCCGCAGGGCTGTTGCTGGTGGCGGTAACTTACGCCCGCCCACGGACGGCTTTGTACAAACACCTCCTTTTTGTTTTGCTCTTTATGGGGATGGGCGCTGCGGCCATTGGCGGCTGGCAATACTGGAAAAGCCATCGACATTACGATGGACGGTGGGAAAGGGATTTCGCCGAGAGAAACCGCATAATGGGTTTCGACCCCGTGATGTCACTGGGCTCCTTCTCGAACAACTACACGTCGCGCTACAACGATCAAGTCGTGTTGCGTGTTTGGGATTCGCTGGCACCGGAATACCTCCGTGCCGCGGTTTACGAGAAGTACGTTGCCGGGCTTTGGAAGTTGCCCGCCAAGGCCGAAAGCAAAATTTACCCGCAGTATTACCGCGTGGACTACGCCGTTTTTGAACTTGCAGATTCGGTGACGCGTAAACCGGGCGTGAAGTCGGTGTGGGTGCAGTCCGCCTTCGACAACTTTGGCTACCTGTTTGCGGACCCGCGTGCGGTGGGCGTGGCGGCCAAGAACGCGGACTCCCTGGACTATTATGCTTCCGGCATTTTTGCGGGGGCGAACGGCAATCGTGGGGACTGGTACTATTACGTTCCTCCGGCAAAACAAACTTTGTTCGAAATCGATAGCGCGGGAGCGAGGGACTCCGTGAACCTCCAGATAGGGGTGCTTTACCGAGAATTTGTCGATTCGGTGGCTCGGGTCA
The Fibrobacter sp. UWP2 DNA segment above includes these coding regions:
- a CDS encoding transglutaminase-like domain-containing protein, with the translated sequence MMTFAREKNVREICRTLFLCIASFNLGVSSELLFLGILFLALFVYLPLRGWLFSQPKASPPRYKKTIAYLGIVPCAIWWVLTPSVDYGMSPYIVYIPAWYLLFLAWLQKRSVGNGAYEVFVAFNGVAALFMGLFQAPRPCVALGAAGLLLVAVTYARPRTALYKHLLFVLLFMGMGAAAIGGWQYWKSHRHYDGRWERDFAERNRIMGFDPVMSLGSFSNNYTSRYNDQVVLRVWDSLAPEYLRAAVYEKYVAGLWKLPAKAESKIYPQYYRVDYAVFELADSVTRKPGVKSVWVQSAFDNFGYLFADPRAVGVAAKNADSLDYYASGIFAGANGNRGDWYYYVPPAKQTLFEIDSAGARDSVNLQIGVLYREFVDSVARVMELPSDTSITEGYPDSLAYHIRQYFVQNFKYSLVVPGVREARRQSSGTRADPLVVFWNAKQGYCEYYATLATLLFRHFGIPARYVSGFAHPERVEGRPYALFRRRHSHAWVEVYAHDQWLTFDPTPPIMVMWDSRSFWWQIKWESLKGRFAYAFHVLREGEWRRVVDSWQSTTAGVLDSPYFYAGLVLMVILVALFKVRRVFSRRRGQPKGNRAAHWIAILDRAERTLLKAGYTRAAGETVSAFTLRVQKKLQDEDCLEAVEMLRQYEKNRWRR
- a CDS encoding DUF58 domain-containing protein, whose amino-acid sequence is MSFVQPLTWIVKAIPRAPKRAGLLMRLYYRWQENFMPAGHAAAALLMFSMFVGMVPGFWAAWIFCGIDFLFILTLVPSLFLTSRKNKVMAGEVVVPPAFEGGETTLTVTVTAANKMDAVSVGCFRMDPSIKCEEPDLRPLAMGEVANLQCRLRVGNRGAYLVPKVAVIVPEVQGMLRYAATVGKAELLVFPRPVKILSFSFLTSGASGVVFAPLLMPSLMRGMDFVGVREYREGDSLRDLHHKAFARYGRPFTKEFETERGAGAVLVLDTTARGLREKMNLEPLVRLAAGIGLWLLERGTLGRFFIGNEEVPLVSADGGVSLLESLARIPRAGLYRQKAPPKKTWSPAARPTGPVLRLGLEPELNALVHKQIVVDMRHGAQPAESPSDDVLFLHSVPAEVSL